A part of Vicia villosa cultivar HV-30 ecotype Madison, WI unplaced genomic scaffold, Vvil1.0 ctg.000114F_1_1, whole genome shotgun sequence genomic DNA contains:
- the LOC131624324 gene encoding BAG family molecular chaperone regulator 2-like has protein sequence MMRLKSKRFCRSLSKLGNIGNKVVAPSPIEIEKECSEIKWELRPGGMLVQNRESNKSDEEMITIRVSTMSKWHDISIEATSTFGDLKLALSLVTSLEPREQRLIYKGKERDDNEFLHMIGVRDKDKVLLLEDPAIKEMKLFGLTRRESIDNPCCAISV, from the exons ATGATGAGGTTGAAATCAAAGAGGTTTTGTAGAAGCCTATCAAAGCTTGGAAATATTGGAAACAAAGTAGTAGCACCATCTCCAATTGAAATTGAAAAGGAGTGTAGTGAAATCAAATGGGAACTTAGACCTGGTGGCATGCTTGTACAAAATAGAGAGAGCAATAAAAGTGATGAAGAAATGATCACAATTAGAGTTTCAACAATGTCAAAGTGGCATGATATTTCCATTGAAGCCACTTCAACTTTTG GTGATTTGAAGTTGGCTTTGTCATTGGTAACAAGTTTGGAGCCAAGAGAACAAAGGCTTATCTACAAAGGTAAAGAGAGAGATGACAATGAATTTCTTCACATGATTGGTGTTAGGGACAAAGATAAAGTTCTTCTTCTAGAAGATCCGGCTATTAAGGAAATGAAGCTATTTGGTTTAACAAGAAGAGAATCAATTGACAATCCTTGTTGTGCAATTAGCGTGTAG
- the LOC131624325 gene encoding BAG family molecular chaperone regulator 2-like → MMKLKSKRFCRSLSKLGNIGNKVVAPSPIEVEKECSEIKWELRPGGMLVQKRESNKSDEEMITIRVSTMSKWHDISIEATSTFGDLKLALSLVTSLEPKEQRLIYKGKERDDNEFLHMIGVRDKDKVLLLEDPAIKEMKLFGLARGESINNPCCTISV, encoded by the exons atgatgaagttgaaATCAAAGAGGTTTTGTAGAAGCCTATCAAAGCTTGGAAACATTGGAAATAAAGTAGTAGCACCATCTCCAATTGAAGTTGAAAAGGAGTGTAGTGAAATCAAATGGGAACTTAGGCCTGGTGGTATGCTTGTGCAAAAAAGAGAGAGCAATAAAAGTGATGAAGAAATGATCACAATTAGAGTTTCAACAATGTCAAAGTGGCATGATATTTCCATTGAAGCCACTTCAACTTTTG gAGATTTGAAGTTGGCTTTGTCATTGGTAACAAGTTTGGAGCCAAAAGAACAAAGGCTTATCTACAAAGGTAAAGAGAGGGATGACAATGAATTTCTTCACATGATTGGTGTTAGGGACAAAGATAaggttcttcttcttgaagatccaGCTATTAAGGAAATGAAGCTATTTGGTTTGGCAAGAGGAGAGTCTATAAACAATCCTTGTTGCACAATTAGTGTGTAA